A genomic window from Bradyrhizobium lupini includes:
- a CDS encoding NAD(P)-dependent oxidoreductase: MTSSIATVPADPQGATKILVLGATGATGRLIVNQAVARGYDVTVLVRSAEKARDITGAKLIVGDARDETALRAALKGREAVVSALGTPVSPFREVTLLSTGTRALVSAMKAEQVSRLVCITGMGAGDSAGHGGFVADNVIFPLLLKKVYTDKDRQEAIVKDSGLDWVLVRPSILNNKPGRGSVRALTDLSGFHGGSIAREDVATFVLDQVRADTWLHRSPLITW, from the coding sequence ATGACCTCTTCAATCGCCACTGTTCCGGCGGATCCGCAAGGTGCGACGAAGATATTGGTGCTTGGAGCGACCGGTGCCACCGGTCGCCTGATCGTCAACCAGGCGGTGGCGCGAGGCTACGACGTCACCGTGCTGGTGCGTTCCGCCGAGAAGGCACGTGACATCACGGGGGCGAAGCTTATCGTCGGAGACGCCCGCGATGAAACAGCCCTGCGCGCAGCCCTCAAAGGCCGTGAGGCCGTGGTCAGTGCGCTGGGTACACCGGTAAGCCCGTTCCGCGAGGTGACGCTTCTCTCGACCGGGACGCGCGCGCTCGTGAGCGCGATGAAGGCCGAGCAGGTCTCGCGGCTCGTTTGCATCACGGGAATGGGCGCCGGCGACAGTGCCGGGCACGGCGGCTTTGTCGCCGACAATGTGATCTTTCCGCTTCTCCTGAAGAAGGTGTACACCGACAAGGACCGGCAGGAAGCAATCGTCAAAGACAGCGGGCTGGACTGGGTCCTGGTTCGCCCCTCGATCCTGAACAACAAGCCCGGCCGCGGCTCGGTCCGGGCCCTGACGGATCTTTCGGGCTTCCATGGCGGTAGCATCGCGCGCGAAGACGTTGCGACATTCGTGCTGGATCAAGTGCGCGCCGATACCTGGCTGCATCGGTCTCCGCTGATCACGTGGTGA
- a CDS encoding LysR family transcriptional regulator → MYLLALTDFNLVARHGGFGRAARATGRPKATLSRRVAELEAALDLRLFERGARTLKLTQEGRALYERTGALLTELDETATAIASGGDRPRGRLRISAPLLFSQTAMGNLAAGFALRYPEIRLEVTTEDRSVDMVEEGYDLVIRVNPDPDDSLVGRIFLRDRLVVVASPDLKRPRDGIAVPAVMRGAGDQLTSWEVTMPSGRSRIAIDPVLRLSSLVMVRDAVRAGVGAARLPVSLVSHDLAAGTLVHWGDIDGPEIALWTLYPSRRLLSARVSAFLDFMKEAFPMGTPDELAAFIGR, encoded by the coding sequence ATGTACCTGCTCGCACTGACCGACTTCAATCTCGTCGCCCGGCACGGCGGCTTCGGACGGGCCGCACGCGCCACCGGACGCCCGAAAGCCACCCTGTCCCGGCGGGTCGCCGAGCTGGAAGCTGCCCTCGACCTGCGCCTGTTCGAGCGCGGGGCGCGCACCCTGAAACTCACACAGGAAGGACGCGCCCTTTACGAGCGAACGGGGGCCTTGCTCACCGAGCTCGATGAGACGGCGACAGCGATCGCCTCGGGTGGGGACAGGCCGCGGGGGCGCTTGCGGATCAGCGCGCCCTTGCTGTTCTCGCAGACTGCAATGGGAAACCTCGCGGCTGGGTTCGCGCTCAGATATCCGGAGATCCGTCTTGAGGTCACGACGGAAGATCGCTCCGTCGACATGGTGGAGGAAGGGTATGACCTCGTCATTCGGGTCAATCCCGATCCGGATGACAGCCTTGTCGGACGAATCTTTCTGCGCGATCGGCTGGTGGTCGTGGCAAGCCCGGACCTGAAACGACCGAGGGACGGCATCGCTGTGCCGGCTGTCATGCGCGGAGCGGGCGACCAGCTGACAAGCTGGGAAGTCACGATGCCCAGTGGAAGGTCGCGCATCGCGATTGATCCGGTCCTGCGCCTGTCATCGCTCGTCATGGTTCGCGACGCGGTCCGGGCGGGCGTCGGCGCCGCACGCCTTCCGGTATCACTGGTCAGTCACGACCTGGCTGCCGGCACGCTGGTGCATTGGGGCGACATCGACGGACCGGAGATCGCGTTGTGGACGCTCTATCCATCGCGCCGGCTGTTGAGCGCGCGCGTCTCCGCCTTCCTCGACTTCATGAAAGAAGCCTTTCCGATGGGGACGCCTGACGAGCTGGCGGCGTTTATCGGGAGATGA
- a CDS encoding SDR family oxidoreductase, translated as MTILVTGATGTVGRHVVEQLAKRGADVRALARDPAKANLPAGVTVVQGDLLDVDSIRSAFKGVSTLFLLNAVVPDEFTQALIALNVAREAGVERVVYLSVIHSDRYVNVPHFAGKFGVERMIEQMGFNATILRPAYFMNNDVTIKDVVTGYGIYPMPIGSRGLAMIHARDIGEIAALELIRRERAATPLPLTRINLVGPDTLTGAKAAAAWSEVLGRTIAYPGDDTAGFEKNLRQFMPSWMAYDMRLMSERFLTEGMVPEAGDVERLTALLGRPLRSYRDFVSEIAASA; from the coding sequence ATGACCATCCTCGTTACCGGTGCAACCGGCACCGTCGGCCGCCACGTCGTCGAACAGCTCGCCAAACGCGGCGCCGATGTCCGTGCTCTCGCCCGCGATCCAGCCAAGGCAAACCTCCCGGCAGGCGTCACCGTCGTGCAGGGCGACCTGCTCGACGTCGACTCGATCCGCAGCGCGTTCAAGGGCGTCTCGACCCTGTTCCTGCTCAACGCAGTGGTGCCGGATGAATTCACGCAAGCGCTGATCGCGCTCAACGTCGCCCGCGAGGCTGGCGTCGAGCGGGTCGTGTACCTCTCGGTGATCCACAGCGATCGCTACGTGAACGTCCCGCACTTTGCCGGCAAGTTCGGCGTCGAGCGGATGATCGAGCAGATGGGCTTCAACGCCACCATCCTGCGCCCGGCGTACTTCATGAACAACGACGTCACGATCAAGGACGTGGTGACCGGATATGGCATCTATCCGATGCCGATCGGGAGCAGGGGACTCGCCATGATCCATGCGCGCGACATCGGTGAGATCGCGGCCCTCGAGCTGATCCGTCGTGAGCGCGCTGCAACACCGCTTCCGCTCACGCGCATCAATCTTGTCGGTCCCGATACGCTGACCGGCGCGAAAGCCGCCGCCGCCTGGTCGGAGGTGCTGGGTCGCACGATCGCCTATCCCGGTGACGATACCGCCGGCTTCGAGAAGAATCTCCGGCAGTTCATGCCGAGCTGGATGGCCTACGACATGCGGCTGATGAGCGAGCGTTTCCTCACCGAGGGAATGGTCCCCGAAGCCGGCGACGTCGAGCGTCTGACCGCGTTGTTGGGCCGTCCCCTGCGCTCCTATCGCGACTTCGTCTCCGAAATCGCGGCCTCTGCCTGA
- a CDS encoding bifunctional protein-serine/threonine kinase/phosphatase: MTMTRGLQISVGQHSDKGRKPINQDFHGVLVPDEPMLSLKGIAAVLADGISSSTVSQIASESAVKSFLMDYYCTSESWTVKTSARRVLDATNSWLHAQTRKSQYAYDRDKGYVCTLSAMVIKATTAHIFHVGDCRVYRVAGKALEQLTDDHRIIVSSEQTYLGRALGINPQLEIDYQSFEIETGDTFLLATDGAYEFVDARFVTSALSEHAAELDGAAKAIVEEAYRRGSDDNITVQILRIDAVPQREPAGIFNQTSQLPLPPLPEPRAVFDGYRIVREIHASSRSHIYLAVDAVTEEPVALKLPSIDLRDNAAYLKRFLMEEWIARRIDSPHVLKPLSQSKRRSYLYVATEFVEGQTLRQWMTDNPRPDLETVRGLVEQIAAGLRAFHRMEMLHQDLRPDNILIDKTGTAKIIDFGSVRVAGVAEATPQDEADEILGTVQYTAPEYFLGQGGSPRSDMFSLAVICYQMLTGKLPYGTQIARIRRKADVRRLKYRPADDDSNVPAWVDGALRRALHPDPYKRHEDLSEFVFELRTPNPAYLDTRITPLLERSPLMFWKLTTAALACVVVVLLAMLHAR; the protein is encoded by the coding sequence ATGACGATGACTCGCGGACTTCAGATCTCGGTCGGCCAGCATTCCGACAAGGGTCGCAAGCCCATCAACCAGGATTTTCACGGCGTCCTCGTTCCGGACGAGCCGATGCTCAGCCTGAAGGGCATTGCAGCCGTCCTCGCCGACGGCATCTCCAGCAGCACGGTGAGCCAGATCGCCAGCGAGTCGGCGGTCAAGAGCTTCCTGATGGACTATTATTGCACGTCGGAATCCTGGACGGTGAAGACCTCCGCCCGCCGCGTGCTGGACGCGACCAATTCCTGGCTCCACGCGCAGACGCGCAAGAGCCAATATGCCTATGACCGTGACAAGGGTTATGTCTGCACGCTGAGCGCCATGGTCATCAAGGCGACCACCGCGCACATCTTCCACGTCGGCGACTGTCGCGTCTACCGCGTGGCCGGCAAGGCGCTCGAACAGCTGACCGACGATCACCGGATCATCGTGTCCTCGGAGCAGACCTATCTCGGCCGTGCGCTCGGGATCAATCCGCAGCTCGAGATCGACTACCAGAGTTTCGAGATCGAGACTGGCGACACGTTCCTGCTGGCGACCGACGGCGCCTATGAATTCGTCGACGCGCGTTTTGTCACGAGTGCGCTCAGCGAGCATGCAGCCGAGCTCGACGGAGCGGCGAAGGCGATCGTCGAGGAAGCCTACCGGCGCGGCAGCGACGACAACATCACAGTCCAGATCCTCCGCATCGATGCAGTGCCGCAGCGCGAGCCGGCCGGCATCTTCAACCAGACCTCCCAGCTGCCGCTTCCCCCGCTGCCGGAGCCGCGGGCCGTCTTCGACGGCTACAGGATCGTCCGCGAAATCCACGCCAGCAGCCGCAGCCACATCTACCTTGCCGTCGACGCGGTGACCGAGGAGCCGGTCGCGCTGAAGCTCCCGTCGATCGATTTGCGCGACAATGCCGCATACCTCAAGCGCTTCCTGATGGAGGAGTGGATCGCGCGCCGGATCGACAGCCCGCACGTGCTCAAGCCGTTGTCACAGTCGAAACGGCGCAGCTACCTCTACGTCGCGACCGAATTCGTCGAAGGTCAGACTTTGCGGCAATGGATGACGGACAATCCACGTCCCGATCTCGAAACCGTCCGCGGACTGGTCGAGCAGATCGCCGCGGGCCTGCGCGCCTTCCACCGCATGGAGATGCTGCATCAGGACTTGAGGCCCGACAACATCCTGATCGACAAGACCGGCACCGCGAAGATCATTGACTTCGGATCGGTCAGGGTGGCAGGCGTCGCGGAGGCCACCCCTCAGGACGAGGCCGACGAAATTCTGGGAACGGTCCAGTACACGGCGCCGGAATATTTTCTTGGGCAAGGCGGCTCGCCGCGCTCCGACATGTTTTCGCTCGCCGTGATCTGTTACCAGATGCTGACGGGAAAGCTTCCCTACGGCACTCAAATCGCCAGGATCCGGCGCAAGGCGGACGTGCGGAGGCTCAAATACCGCCCGGCCGATGACGACAGCAACGTGCCCGCCTGGGTCGACGGCGCGCTCAGACGTGCGCTGCATCCGGATCCCTACAAGCGGCACGAGGATCTGTCCGAATTCGTCTTCGAGCTTCGCACACCCAATCCGGCCTATCTCGACACGCGGATCACGCCGCTCTTGGAGCGCAGCCCGCTGATGTTCTGGAAATTGACCACGGCGGCGCTCGCCTGCGTCGTCGTGGTCCTGCTTGCGATGTTGCACGCGCGCTGA